A genomic stretch from Candidatus Brocadiia bacterium includes:
- a CDS encoding FG-GAP-like repeat-containing protein, which produces MLRHIKAATLAILCVSFLMISRAEPPKTARQEMTRSSQLEIAPQEYSYLKYDPASGQLSMHNSKTPDALTESVSRAINLAPAWLKQPLEKRFRALFDDYVWTSYNAVLATADINRDGIADLVIGGDDGKLKVYLGPESGKFNWELDRRGLLSNISVEAESAPAFGDVNNDGVADLVVGSKNGTLTAYAGPEFRDVILPFLELKSANPVQPVFIDINGDNRKDLVIYSKDTLFTSLAPRFKNNGNLLNKITVTEGSRISACDINLDTKDEFITCDKDGRISVYTAGTSALTAGWWNINRYNQAMSLVMLEADSDNDLDLVCGRANGMVKYHPNKGGFAVLNQKQKLLFPTEVGMGATPLFADFNKDGKPELLITNSDGSLRILAGQDWQENKSLIKLPENSVIAVVDLNNDGHPDIVSGSKSGRLRYLTGPEYKPNDATFSQLQGLPGYSAPAFIDADKNGTLDMIVGGADNQLHFYKNIGSTQNPQFSDAPMILTAPRINDSKEPTKYVMQEGDNVRTIADKFYYDSEKSTLIVDANREKVIKGLKPGVEILIPPIRIIYEPINLSGGAVPRIADVNKDNIPDIIAGTKDGRVSVFLGADAYPENKSGLKIDWKLEPTLAESVYGGSYCAPAIADINDDNQVELVVTNANGELNYYEMTDNGANTRWEEKYSWNPKDDSDAAITKLYGYYYSETEFLKGPPDHKSPEAIAKVLQESSEEQRDEIAFAIAYLPTEVLRAMARLEQSDILKENARMVYDVASKVKYVRIKEKGDYTTLEYAEWKSIDSGNNKKSGTPEQEIIWREMPRDIYYWWVVHPRILYEIPCKVNGNWLDKTYSDYGMTQDEWWRHVEDWYVSSSQSRFWRMAMPYDRSQSTPLMERMQRARTLQEAVNQLHTWSSPQAPTPFITFGYLSDDLQPWIIYKRRYGSCGEQSIVTAALARSMLIPTASVFTRGEDHQWNEYFMDGDWHFWDVCGNAYQSVNRPWEREGYNHTGGEQSAIMRYWGSDNFDYTTASVCNPEGSKYTTCGRGYTDVGSLTIRVLDNGGVPIEGAFINIRRPGAKDMMSALGYTDLKGECHLELGRVSPGYTIIVASPYGSAGTNNYFIEENKSYTLEYRVAGKKPQPPLPELDRDAKWMPASAALEENRNLLTLTVENVTANINPPARFAQTRWTDTNKVLQRINYRGSVTAQYDLKNGAINLLVFDKDNFALYQDNKPCKALDIKPNPATNTYTLINRPLYFVFCNRHTTVATEIASLKYTYNTPLSAPRITVVPTAKNEIMTSDDLVISGTASDNAGIKTLELSFDSGKTFHDATPYLDGNTGNWSISLHKFAGGPIPAGKYSIILRASNYGGLNSATTAIPLTVNPARSFENQIIRQDNPDSPLPVCSWMLGPFVLNPATERFVDIKTSCQAEGADIDLFLFRDKNGDGKINGMEEKEAASTSPMADERISINDVVTGTYWIYAQGWKIESENTRFSAYLSFYPQPEIIGGGMPRDSVNQAQPLITARLSSLSDFDPAKLVFKMNGDKIESSWSLTRTSANYVQFSCPVSGTLKDGSRHTVELTATDYLGNTASTGWDFTVDTSLPQITYAKARNEKPGLIKLTAEAKDNTAVKSVSYRLDKLSGSLTPPNKEKDQTSYEAKIDTLSLADDEYELVITAVDNAGNKTEDKRSVNVRNPPARIFYVFPSEAEKVYTPKPLIVASYKSQGEIKPKGVRIWLDDKEITANALITADTLHYQLLQDLAIGKHTLRIELRDVQGNKAEHESAFEVQLDPKK; this is translated from the coding sequence ATGCTGAGACATATAAAAGCGGCAACACTGGCAATATTATGCGTATCGTTCCTGATGATTTCCCGGGCTGAGCCCCCCAAAACCGCCCGCCAGGAAATGACCCGGTCATCGCAGCTGGAAATAGCGCCGCAGGAGTATTCATATCTCAAATATGACCCGGCCAGCGGCCAGCTATCCATGCATAATTCCAAGACTCCGGATGCCCTGACGGAATCGGTCAGCCGGGCAATCAATCTGGCGCCGGCATGGCTGAAGCAACCGCTGGAAAAACGTTTCAGGGCCCTGTTTGACGATTATGTCTGGACATCATATAACGCGGTACTGGCAACGGCCGATATCAACCGCGACGGCATTGCGGATTTAGTCATCGGCGGCGATGACGGCAAGCTAAAGGTTTACCTGGGACCGGAATCAGGCAAATTTAACTGGGAACTGGACCGGCGCGGACTGCTGTCGAACATCTCGGTCGAGGCCGAAAGCGCTCCGGCATTCGGGGATGTCAATAATGACGGCGTGGCCGACCTGGTAGTCGGCTCCAAAAACGGAACCTTGACCGCCTATGCCGGCCCGGAATTCCGCGATGTAATCCTGCCCTTCCTAGAACTTAAATCAGCCAATCCGGTCCAGCCGGTGTTCATAGACATTAACGGTGATAACCGGAAAGACCTGGTCATCTATTCAAAGGATACACTGTTCACATCACTGGCGCCAAGATTCAAAAACAACGGCAACCTGTTGAACAAAATAACAGTCACCGAAGGCTCGCGGATTTCGGCCTGCGACATTAACCTGGACACCAAGGACGAATTTATTACCTGCGACAAGGACGGACGGATATCTGTTTATACCGCCGGCACATCAGCGCTAACTGCCGGCTGGTGGAACATCAACCGCTATAACCAGGCAATGAGTTTAGTGATGCTGGAAGCCGACTCGGACAATGACCTTGATTTGGTCTGCGGCCGGGCTAACGGCATGGTCAAATACCACCCCAATAAAGGCGGATTTGCGGTACTTAACCAGAAGCAAAAACTGCTCTTCCCCACCGAGGTGGGCATGGGCGCCACGCCGCTGTTTGCGGATTTCAACAAGGATGGCAAGCCGGAACTGCTCATAACTAATTCAGACGGCTCTCTCAGAATACTTGCCGGACAGGACTGGCAGGAGAACAAATCCCTCATCAAACTGCCGGAAAATTCCGTTATCGCGGTGGTTGACCTTAACAACGACGGGCATCCGGACATCGTTTCAGGAAGCAAGTCCGGCCGTTTGAGGTATCTGACAGGTCCGGAATACAAACCAAATGATGCCACCTTCAGCCAACTTCAAGGACTGCCCGGCTATTCGGCGCCGGCGTTCATTGATGCGGACAAAAACGGCACTCTGGATATGATTGTCGGAGGCGCGGACAACCAACTCCATTTTTACAAGAACATCGGCTCGACCCAAAATCCACAGTTCTCGGACGCGCCTATGATACTAACTGCTCCCAGGATTAACGACAGCAAAGAACCGACCAAATATGTGATGCAGGAGGGCGATAACGTCCGGACTATTGCCGACAAATTCTATTATGACTCGGAAAAATCCACCCTCATAGTCGATGCCAACCGGGAAAAAGTTATCAAGGGGCTTAAACCGGGCGTGGAAATCCTTATCCCTCCGATTCGAATCATCTATGAACCCATCAATCTGTCCGGAGGCGCAGTGCCGCGGATAGCCGACGTCAATAAAGACAATATCCCGGATATCATTGCCGGGACCAAAGACGGACGGGTCTCGGTATTCCTGGGCGCCGATGCTTACCCGGAGAATAAATCCGGACTAAAAATAGACTGGAAATTGGAACCAACCCTGGCCGAGTCCGTTTACGGCGGCAGTTACTGCGCGCCGGCAATTGCGGATATCAATGACGACAACCAGGTTGAACTGGTCGTTACCAACGCCAACGGCGAACTGAATTATTATGAAATGACCGATAACGGCGCCAATACCAGATGGGAAGAGAAATACTCCTGGAACCCCAAAGATGACTCGGACGCGGCGATAACCAAACTTTACGGTTATTACTACAGCGAGACTGAATTCCTAAAAGGCCCGCCGGACCATAAATCGCCCGAAGCCATTGCCAAAGTCCTGCAGGAATCGTCCGAGGAACAGCGCGATGAAATCGCCTTCGCCATCGCCTATCTGCCCACCGAGGTGCTCCGGGCCATGGCCCGGCTGGAACAATCCGATATCCTCAAAGAAAACGCCCGGATGGTTTACGACGTCGCCTCCAAGGTCAAATACGTCCGGATAAAGGAAAAAGGCGATTATACCACGCTGGAATACGCCGAATGGAAATCAATCGACTCCGGCAATAATAAGAAATCAGGCACGCCTGAACAGGAAATAATATGGCGCGAAATGCCGCGCGATATTTATTACTGGTGGGTGGTCCACCCCCGGATACTCTATGAAATCCCCTGCAAGGTCAACGGCAACTGGCTGGACAAAACTTACAGCGACTACGGCATGACCCAGGACGAATGGTGGCGCCACGTTGAGGATTGGTACGTCAGCTCCAGCCAGAGCCGTTTCTGGCGCATGGCCATGCCCTACGACCGCTCGCAGAGCACGCCGCTTATGGAGCGGATGCAACGGGCCCGGACTCTACAGGAGGCCGTAAACCAACTGCATACCTGGTCCAGCCCGCAGGCGCCGACCCCGTTTATCACCTTCGGCTATCTGAGCGACGACTTGCAGCCGTGGATTATCTACAAACGCCGTTACGGCTCGTGCGGAGAACAGTCCATCGTCACCGCCGCGCTGGCCCGGTCCATGCTTATCCCCACGGCTAGCGTCTTCACCCGGGGCGAGGACCACCAGTGGAACGAATATTTTATGGACGGCGACTGGCATTTCTGGGACGTCTGCGGCAACGCTTACCAATCGGTCAACCGCCCCTGGGAACGCGAAGGCTATAACCATACCGGCGGCGAGCAATCGGCCATCATGCGCTACTGGGGCAGCGATAACTTCGACTACACCACCGCCTCGGTCTGCAATCCCGAAGGCTCCAAATACACCACCTGCGGCCGGGGCTATACCGATGTCGGCTCGCTGACCATCCGGGTGCTGGATAACGGCGGCGTGCCGATTGAAGGCGCCTTCATAAACATCCGGCGTCCCGGCGCCAAGGATATGATGAGCGCATTGGGATATACCGACCTTAAGGGCGAATGCCATCTCGAACTCGGCCGGGTCTCGCCCGGTTACACCATCATCGTCGCCAGCCCTTACGGCTCGGCCGGCACAAACAACTATTTTATCGAGGAAAATAAATCCTATACCCTGGAATACCGGGTAGCCGGCAAGAAACCACAACCGCCCCTGCCGGAATTGGATAGAGACGCCAAATGGATGCCCGCTTCGGCGGCCCTGGAGGAAAACCGCAACTTACTCACCTTGACGGTGGAAAACGTCACGGCCAATATCAACCCGCCAGCCCGGTTCGCCCAGACCCGCTGGACCGACACCAATAAAGTGCTCCAGCGGATTAATTACCGCGGCAGCGTTACGGCCCAGTATGACCTGAAAAACGGCGCCATTAACCTGCTGGTTTTTGACAAGGATAATTTCGCACTGTATCAGGATAACAAACCTTGCAAAGCGCTGGATATCAAGCCTAACCCCGCCACAAACACCTATACATTAATAAACCGGCCGCTCTATTTCGTATTCTGCAACCGGCATACAACGGTGGCCACTGAAATAGCATCCTTGAAATACACATATAATACCCCGTTATCCGCCCCAAGAATAACCGTTGTGCCGACAGCCAAAAATGAGATAATGACCAGCGACGACCTGGTCATCAGCGGAACAGCTTCGGACAATGCGGGTATCAAGACTCTGGAATTGAGCTTTGACTCGGGCAAAACGTTCCATGATGCCACGCCTTACCTGGACGGCAATACCGGCAACTGGTCCATCTCACTGCATAAGTTCGCGGGCGGGCCGATACCGGCCGGCAAGTATTCCATTATCCTGCGCGCCTCTAACTACGGCGGCTTGAATTCGGCCACCACGGCTATTCCGTTAACCGTAAACCCGGCCAGGTCTTTCGAGAACCAGATTATCCGGCAGGATAACCCGGACAGCCCCCTGCCGGTGTGCAGCTGGATGCTCGGGCCGTTCGTGCTTAATCCGGCCACAGAGCGTTTTGTGGATATCAAGACATCCTGCCAGGCCGAGGGAGCCGATATAGACCTGTTCCTGTTCCGCGACAAGAACGGCGACGGTAAGATAAACGGCATGGAGGAAAAAGAGGCAGCATCGACTTCGCCCATGGCCGACGAACGCATCTCGATAAACGACGTGGTCACCGGCACATACTGGATTTACGCCCAGGGCTGGAAAATCGAATCGGAAAATACCAGATTCAGCGCCTACCTGTCGTTCTATCCCCAACCTGAAATAATCGGCGGCGGCATGCCCCGGGACTCCGTCAACCAAGCACAACCGCTCATCACCGCCCGGCTATCATCGCTGTCAGATTTCGACCCGGCTAAACTTGTCTTCAAGATGAACGGCGATAAAATAGAATCAAGCTGGTCATTGACCCGGACCTCCGCTAACTACGTCCAATTCTCCTGCCCGGTTTCCGGCACCCTCAAAGACGGCAGCAGACATACGGTTGAACTGACCGCCACCGATTACCTAGGCAATACCGCCTCAACCGGCTGGGATTTCACGGTCGACACCAGCCTGCCCCAGATAACCTACGCCAAGGCCCGGAACGAAAAGCCCGGCCTGATTAAATTAACAGCCGAAGCCAAGGATAACACCGCCGTCAAGAGCGTCAGCTACCGGCTCGACAAACTCAGCGGCAGCCTGACGCCGCCCAATAAGGAAAAAGACCAGACCTCTTATGAAGCCAAGATTGATACCCTGTCTTTGGCTGACGACGAATACGAGCTGGTCATCACGGCCGTAGACAACGCCGGCAACAAAACCGAGGACAAGCGCAGCGTCAATGTCCGCAATCCACCGGCCCGGATATTCTACGTGTTCCCGTCTGAGGCCGAAAAGGTCTATACGCCCAAGCCGCTGATAGTCGCCTCTTACAAAAGCCAAGGCGAAATAAAACCAAAAGGCGTGCGCATCTGGCTGGATGACAAAGAAATTACGGCTAACGCTCTGATTACCGCGGACACCCTGCATTACCAGCTTTTGCAAGACCTGGCCATCGGCAAGCATACCCTAAGAATCGAGCTCCGGGACGTCCAGGGCAACAAAGCAGAACACGAATCCGCTTTCGAGGTGCAGCTCGACCCCAAGAAATAG
- the mnmG gene encoding tRNA uridine-5-carboxymethylaminomethyl(34) synthesis enzyme MnmG, whose amino-acid sequence MIYDVIVIGAGHAGCEAALAAARMGLNTLMLTISRDSIARMSCNPAIGGLAKGQIVREIDALGGQMAKAADATGIQFRMLNTSKGPAVRSPRAQCDKEAYHKYMRRVLESTDNLTIKEDTADEIIIKNNAVAGVRGKSTYGAKAIILTPGTFMKGVIHIGTDINAGGRINEPSAENISGCLRKLGLEIGRLKTGTPPRLHKDSLDLAALRIQDGDQPPVPFSFSTKKISREQIPCYITHTNDRTHKIIRDNLDRAPLYSGQIKASGPKYCPSIEDKVVRFAAQDQHQIFLEPEGIDVPEIYCNGISTSLPRDIQDEMVHSIKGLENAKFIRYGYAIEYDFVLPYQIRPTLETRRINNLYLAGQINGTSGYEEAAAQGIMAGINAALKIQGQDPFILRRDEAYIGVLIDDLVTLGPTEPYRMFTSRAEYRLLLRSDNADRRLMPYGARFGLIGASQFKAFQEKEQLIGQAEKDLRKKFCLHKSLWEILKRSGMELDKLPGLPKSMAELPDQIKEQVEIESKYEGYIKKQLVQIERSRKMEDHRLPDGIDYAALKHLSNEARTKLSKFRPMTLGQASRIAGVSPADITVLMIHLKSISGRK is encoded by the coding sequence ATGATTTACGACGTCATCGTCATAGGCGCCGGACACGCCGGCTGCGAGGCGGCCCTGGCCGCGGCCCGGATGGGACTGAACACCCTGATGCTGACCATCTCGCGCGACTCCATCGCCCGGATGTCCTGCAATCCGGCCATCGGCGGGCTGGCCAAAGGCCAGATAGTCCGTGAAATCGACGCCCTGGGCGGCCAGATGGCCAAGGCCGCCGACGCCACCGGCATACAGTTCCGGATGCTCAATACCAGCAAAGGTCCGGCCGTCCGCTCGCCCCGGGCCCAGTGTGACAAGGAAGCCTACCACAAATACATGCGCCGGGTGCTGGAATCAACTGACAACCTGACCATCAAAGAGGACACGGCTGATGAAATAATAATAAAGAATAATGCCGTGGCCGGCGTCCGGGGAAAATCCACTTATGGCGCCAAGGCAATAATACTCACGCCGGGCACATTTATGAAAGGAGTCATCCATATCGGAACCGATATCAATGCGGGCGGCCGGATTAACGAACCGTCGGCTGAGAATATTTCTGGTTGCTTAAGGAAACTCGGACTGGAAATCGGCCGGCTCAAGACCGGCACCCCGCCCCGGCTGCACAAAGATTCGCTCGACCTGGCCGCTTTGCGCATCCAGGACGGCGACCAGCCGCCCGTGCCGTTCTCCTTCTCCACCAAAAAGATATCACGGGAACAAATCCCCTGTTACATCACCCACACCAACGATCGGACTCATAAAATAATCAGGGACAACCTTGACCGGGCGCCGCTTTACTCAGGCCAGATAAAGGCGTCCGGGCCGAAATACTGCCCTTCCATCGAGGACAAGGTCGTCCGCTTCGCCGCCCAGGACCAGCACCAGATATTCCTCGAGCCCGAAGGCATCGATGTTCCGGAAATTTACTGCAACGGCATCTCCACCAGCCTGCCCAGGGATATCCAGGACGAGATGGTCCATTCCATCAAAGGTCTGGAGAATGCCAAATTCATCCGCTACGGTTACGCCATCGAGTACGATTTCGTCCTGCCCTATCAGATAAGACCAACGCTGGAAACCCGGCGCATAAACAACCTTTACCTGGCCGGCCAGATTAACGGCACCTCCGGCTATGAAGAAGCCGCCGCCCAGGGCATCATGGCCGGCATCAACGCCGCCCTTAAGATTCAGGGACAAGATCCCTTCATCCTCAGGCGCGACGAAGCCTATATCGGCGTCTTGATAGACGACCTGGTAACACTCGGGCCGACCGAGCCTTACCGGATGTTCACCTCGCGGGCCGAATACCGGTTGCTCCTGCGCTCGGACAACGCCGACCGGCGGCTGATGCCCTACGGCGCCCGGTTCGGGCTCATCGGCGCAAGCCAATTCAAGGCCTTCCAAGAAAAGGAACAACTTATCGGACAGGCCGAGAAAGACCTCAGGAAGAAATTCTGCCTGCATAAATCACTCTGGGAAATACTCAAACGCTCCGGTATGGAACTCGACAAGCTGCCGGGACTGCCCAAATCCATGGCCGAATTGCCGGACCAAATAAAGGAGCAGGTCGAGATAGAATCCAAATACGAAGGCTACATCAAGAAACAGCTGGTCCAGATTGAACGCTCGCGCAAGATGGAAGACCACAGGTTGCCGGATGGCATAGATTACGCCGCGCTCAAGCACCTGAGCAACGAAGCCCGGACCAAGCTGTCCAAATTCAGGCCGATGACTCTGGGGCAGGCATCAAGGATTGCCGGCGTCTCACCGGCCGATATCACCGTGCTGATGATACATCTCAAATCGATTTCCGGACGGAAGTAA
- a CDS encoding HEAT repeat domain-containing protein: MKQLVIALLIGLVIVSGCTSPETKPPVPDEARQQKIKELVIQLTGPQWNKHETALKTLVKLKAIPDIIKLLENADADIRRSAIEALDKLGAKESIPQIAKLLQDNDPGVRWAAVGTLGAFDAKESIPEIIKLLQDNEWCVRWPTVSALGKLGAKEAIPEITKLLQDDNKFVRHDAVVALRQLDAKEAIPEITKLIQDIDDWVRREARVTLKELGAENNPPAPQPVDETRQKEYTRGLILNFAPNSAVEYKQGCITISFELTNKSTEDVICKDWHTKDGPSNVLLYIRPKGTRQNEFSICEDPFNKSAVSYEIPYFTLKVNDKVNITSKFICNLPPGEYEIYGALANDRSVKTPTRFITLTKGELYKRPLKQVLIPDSDLPTQK, from the coding sequence ATGAAGCAGTTAGTAATCGCATTATTAATCGGGCTGGTCATTGTGTCAGGTTGCACCAGCCCGGAGACCAAACCGCCCGTCCCGGATGAAGCCAGACAGCAGAAGATAAAAGAATTAGTTATCCAGCTCACAGGTCCACAATGGAATAAACATGAAACTGCTTTAAAAACCCTTGTTAAACTGAAAGCTATCCCGGACATTATTAAACTATTAGAGAATGCTGACGCGGATATTCGCCGGTCGGCTATTGAGGCACTAGATAAGCTTGGCGCCAAAGAATCTATTCCGCAGATTGCCAAACTATTACAAGATAACGACCCAGGTGTTCGCTGGGCGGCTGTTGGAACACTAGGTGCGTTTGACGCCAAAGAATCTATCCCGGAAATCATTAAACTATTGCAAGACAATGAGTGGTGTGTTCGCTGGCCAACTGTTAGTGCATTGGGTAAACTTGGCGCTAAAGAGGCAATCCCCGAAATCACTAAATTATTGCAAGACGATAACAAATTTGTTCGCCATGATGCCGTTGTTGCACTAAGACAACTTGATGCTAAAGAAGCTATTCCTGAAATTACAAAACTAATACAAGATATCGATGATTGGGTCCGCCGGGAAGCCCGGGTGACGCTGAAGGAGCTGGGAGCCGAGAATAACCCGCCCGCCCCGCAACCGGTAGATGAAACACGTCAAAAAGAATATACACGTGGGTTGATATTAAACTTTGCCCCGAACAGCGCCGTCGAATACAAGCAAGGCTGTATTACCATATCGTTCGAACTGACAAACAAAAGCACAGAAGATGTTATCTGTAAAGACTGGCACACTAAAGACGGCCCGTCTAACGTCCTGTTATATATCAGGCCAAAAGGAACCCGGCAGAACGAATTCTCTATTTGCGAAGACCCTTTCAATAAAAGCGCCGTCTCATATGAGATTCCTTACTTTACGCTGAAAGTAAATGACAAGGTTAATATAACCTCGAAATTCATATGTAATCTCCCCCCGGGTGAGTATGAAATATACGGAGCGTTGGCAAACGACCGGAGCGTCAAAACGCCCACAAGATTCATAACGCTGACTAAAGGCGAATTGTACAAGCGTCCGTTAAAACAAGTTTTAATACCAGATAGCGACCTACCAACACAAAAATAA
- a CDS encoding TlpA disulfide reductase family protein gives MNKIMIMALAMMIVLGAMSCDTKINPDANPTKAPDFTLKDIRTGQDVKLSVLIGQKPIILDFWASWCPPCRALMPKLQEYYQANQDKVIIIGISGDNSKEAAESFISKSNLSFTMVYDEGQKVFSQYKISGIPTTAVINTKGEIIKQGHFDIDELKELVNSAR, from the coding sequence ATGAATAAGATTATGATTATGGCCTTGGCGATGATGATAGTGCTCGGCGCGATGAGCTGCGATACCAAGATTAATCCTGATGCCAATCCCACCAAAGCCCCGGACTTTACATTAAAGGACATCCGGACCGGGCAGGATGTGAAACTGTCCGTACTGATAGGGCAGAAGCCCATCATACTGGATTTTTGGGCGTCGTGGTGCCCGCCCTGCAGGGCCTTGATGCCCAAACTGCAGGAATACTACCAGGCCAACCAGGACAAGGTCATCATCATCGGCATCAGCGGCGATAATTCCAAGGAAGCGGCCGAATCATTCATCTCCAAGAGCAACCTATCATTCACCATGGTCTATGACGAGGGCCAGAAGGTATTCAGCCAGTATAAGATAAGCGGCATCCCGACCACCGCGGTCATCAACACCAAGGGCGAGATTATCAAGCAGGGGCATTTCGACATTGACGAGTTGAAAGAACTGGTCAATTCCGCTAGGTAG
- a CDS encoding cytochrome c biogenesis protein CcdA gives MQELIQKYMSTASPLAIFVAFAAGVATSFTPCIFPLIPIIVSYLGNRGEQSKLHNFLLAVCYVIGMSIVYTALGVLAALTGKFFGNVQAHPLVNLMVGNILILLGLSMLDVFKLPIPGFGTGAGIGKGHGILGALFLGLTSGFIAAPCSAAVFIAILTFVAQTKDVLFGGVVMFSYAMGLGLLLIIAGTFAGILSTLPKAGNWMVAIQKIFAFLMIAAGEYFLIQAGKLWM, from the coding sequence ATGCAAGAACTGATACAAAAATATATGTCCACGGCTTCGCCGCTGGCCATATTCGTGGCCTTTGCGGCCGGAGTAGCCACCTCGTTTACGCCCTGCATCTTTCCGCTCATCCCGATTATCGTTTCTTACCTGGGCAACCGGGGCGAGCAATCCAAACTGCATAACTTCCTGCTGGCCGTATGCTATGTCATCGGTATGTCCATCGTCTACACGGCGCTGGGCGTGCTGGCCGCTTTGACCGGCAAGTTTTTCGGCAACGTCCAGGCGCATCCGTTGGTCAACCTGATGGTCGGTAACATCCTGATATTGCTGGGGTTGTCGATGCTGGATGTCTTCAAGCTGCCTATTCCCGGGTTTGGCACCGGCGCTGGAATTGGTAAAGGACACGGCATACTCGGAGCGCTCTTTCTGGGGCTGACCTCGGGGTTCATCGCCGCGCCATGCTCGGCCGCCGTATTCATCGCCATACTTACTTTCGTAGCCCAGACCAAGGATGTCCTTTTCGGCGGGGTGGTTATGTTCTCTTACGCCATGGGGCTGGGTCTGTTATTGATTATCGCCGGGACGTTCGCCGGCATCCTGAGCACCCTGCCCAAGGCCGGTAACTGGATGGTTGCTATCCAGAAGATATTCGCGTTCCTTATGATAGCGGCCGGCGAGTACTTCCTGATACAGGCCGGCAAGCTTTGGATGTAG
- a CDS encoding thioredoxin family protein — protein MPENHKPTLMFFTSDWCANCKRMKPIVTEIKQSYADKVDITEIDVAKDPDTAAKYDVLGIPTVVVVNDGKVLERFTGFVAKDALLKKLGVA, from the coding sequence ATGCCCGAGAATCATAAACCAACCCTGATGTTTTTCACCAGCGACTGGTGCGCCAACTGCAAGCGCATGAAGCCCATCGTCACGGAAATAAAGCAGTCCTATGCCGATAAGGTTGATATTACCGAAATCGATGTGGCCAAGGATCCGGACACGGCTGCCAAGTACGATGTCCTGGGCATACCGACTGTGGTGGTCGTTAATGACGGCAAGGTGCTGGAGCGTTTCACCGGATTCGTTGCCAAGGATGCTCTGCTCAAGAAGCTGGGAGTCGCTTAG
- a CDS encoding ferritin-like domain-containing protein → MSQDLIELLNQALTMEYSDVFLYPRHSEHFNGQPAISELFKNFSQMELRHADTLAMEIHRLGGQPEWDFKLLTGKKQPSEIVSWHLNGERNAISHYDKCIKAAGDRRLKEILSGIKAEEAIHQAALEKIRTWIK, encoded by the coding sequence ATGAGCCAGGATTTAATCGAACTGCTTAACCAGGCGCTGACCATGGAATACAGTGATGTCTTCCTTTATCCGCGCCACAGCGAGCACTTCAATGGCCAGCCGGCCATCTCCGAGCTGTTCAAGAACTTTTCACAGATGGAACTGCGCCACGCCGATACGCTGGCTATGGAGATACACAGGCTGGGCGGCCAGCCGGAATGGGATTTTAAGCTGCTGACCGGTAAGAAACAGCCGTCTGAAATCGTCAGCTGGCACCTCAACGGCGAGCGCAATGCCATCAGCCATTACGACAAGTGCATCAAGGCGGCCGGCGACAGGCGGCTCAAGGAAATACTGTCCGGTATCAAGGCCGAAGAGGCCATACACCAGGCGGCGCTTGAGAAAATAAGGACCTGGATTAAGTAA
- a CDS encoding ferredoxin, with the protein MKAIVEKDLCTSCGLCAETCPEVFEMGSDDIAKVKATPVPAKSETCCKEAVDGCPAVAIKVE; encoded by the coding sequence ATGAAGGCGATAGTAGAAAAAGACCTGTGCACTAGCTGCGGCCTGTGCGCCGAGACCTGCCCGGAAGTGTTCGAGATGGGTTCGGACGACATTGCCAAGGTTAAAGCGACTCCGGTCCCGGCTAAATCAGAGACCTGCTGCAAGGAAGCGGTTGACGGTTGCCCGGCCGTGGCCATAAAGGTTGAATAA
- the queF gene encoding preQ(1) synthase → MPKAEGRIFRFDGSGKIKPDFLETIAYKGGRQLVRYSTREFSAVCPFSGLPDFGEVIIEYVPARLLVELKSLKYYLISFRNIGIYQEAATDRMFKDIGKLLKPRYLMVRTVYNTRGGIDAVCTMTKGRP, encoded by the coding sequence ATGCCAAAAGCAGAAGGACGCATATTCAGGTTCGACGGATCGGGTAAGATTAAGCCGGATTTCCTGGAGACCATCGCCTACAAGGGCGGCCGCCAGCTGGTCCGCTACAGCACCCGGGAGTTCTCGGCCGTCTGCCCGTTTTCCGGCCTGCCGGATTTCGGAGAGGTGATAATCGAATACGTCCCGGCCAGGCTGTTGGTCGAACTGAAATCTTTAAAGTACTACCTGATATCGTTCCGAAATATAGGAATCTACCAGGAAGCGGCCACCGACCGGATGTTCAAGGATATCGGCAAACTGCTCAAGCCGCGTTACCTGATGGTCCGGACCGTATACAACACCCGGGGCGGGATTGACGCGGTCTGCACCATGACCAAAGGGCGGCCCTAG